A region of Salvelinus namaycush isolate Seneca chromosome 9, SaNama_1.0, whole genome shotgun sequence DNA encodes the following proteins:
- the LOC120053410 gene encoding cortexin-1-like codes for MSDVPTLDYELLLSPGPSLPGAPSSPPLVGGDAEQRTAFAFVGLLMLFLVFLLVRCFRILLDPYSRMPSSSWTEHKEGAERGQFDYALV; via the coding sequence ATGAGTGATGTCCCCACTCTGGACTATGAGCTGCTGCTGTCCCCTGGGCCCTCCCTCCCTGGGGCCCCCAGCAGTCCTCCTCTGGTGGGGGGTGACGCGGAGCAGAGGACGGCCTTTGCCTTCGTGGGGCTCCTCATGCTCTTCCTGGTCTTCCTGCTGGTGCGCTGCTTCCGCATCCTGCTGGACCCCTACAGCCGCATGCCATCCTCCTCCTGGACCGAACACAAAGAGGGTGCAGAGAGGGGGCAGTTTGACTACGCCCTGGTCTag